A stretch of Megalobrama amblycephala isolate DHTTF-2021 linkage group LG14, ASM1881202v1, whole genome shotgun sequence DNA encodes these proteins:
- the LOC125246325 gene encoding uncharacterized protein LOC125246325 has translation MCQTLRQKHNLTVRRQDVMLMMADLDPLGIEQRSRRRFVRRVYHSLGPNHVWHIDGYDKLKPYGLAISGCIDGYSRKVMWLVCGASNNNPDIIAHHYLQCATEFGVIPKLLRTDCGTENGTMAAIQCSLRSVHTDDLAGASSHMYGSSTTNQRIESWWSYFRKQRSQFWMDLLNDLKEKQLFNGSHEHICLVRFVFLSVLQIDLDECKEIWNTHTIRAVKQSRCPSGKPDAMYALPHRFNGRECGFRVSQEDLDHFFIEPTISTCGDEQLQANFEELHAQSNLTAPHTWETGVENYITLKNMARI, from the exons ATGTGCCAGACCCTACGCCAAAAACACAATCTTACGGTGAGAAGGCAAGATGTAATGCTTATGATGGCAGACCTTGACCCATTAGGTATTGAACAACGCTCAAGAAGAAGATTTGTGAGAAGGGTCTACCATTCTTTGGGGCCAAATCATGTTTGGCACATTGATGGCTATGACAAATTAAAACCATACGGTTTGGCTATAAGTGGCTGCATTGATGGTTACTCACGTAAAGTGATGTGGTTAGTTTGTGGAGCTAGCAATAACAACCCAGATATTATAGCTCATCATTACCTACAGTGTGCTACTGAATTTGGGGTCATACCAAAGCTTCTTCGCACAGACTGTGGAACTGAAAATGGAACTATGGCTGCAATCCAATGTTCTCTGAGATCAGTCCACACAGATGACCTTGCAGGAGCTTCAAGCCATATGTATGGCTCCTCAACCACAAACCAACGAATTGAAAGCTGGTGGTCATACTTCAGAAAACAAAG GTCTCAGTTCTGGATGGATCTTCTAAATGACCTGAAAGAGAAACAACTCTTTAATGGCAGTCATGAGCATATATGCTTGGTGCGTTTTGTGTTTTTAAGTGTGCTGCAGATTGACCTTGATGAATGCAAAGAAATTTGGAACACTCACACCATTAGGGCAGTTAAACAGTCTCGCTGTCCTTCTGGTAAACCAGATGCAATGTATGCTCTTCCACACAG GTTTAATGGGAGAGAATGTGGATTTCGTGTCTCACAGGAAGACTTGGACCACTTTTTCATTGAACCGACTATTAGTACTTGTGGAGATGAACAGCTTCAGGCCAACTTTGAAGAACTACATGCTCAAAGCAATCTGACTGCACCTCACACTTGGGAAACTGGTGTGGAGAACTATATAACTTTAAAGAACATGGCCCGCATTTAA
- the LOC125246357 gene encoding G2/M phase-specific E3 ubiquitin-protein ligase-like: MCYSVEKLKPESLEAVFKAQLSEDGSTRRQEETRILGYWRDYLLDTGEQETGVFLQDILMFATGLDSLPPSTILPQPRLSFEWTSKFPIASTCANTIKLPISKNYEEFKNAMDFGIQNSPGFGLH; the protein is encoded by the exons ATGTGCTACAGTGTTGAGAAACTAAAACCTGAATCATTGGAGGCTGTCTTCAAGGCTCAGCTCAGTGAAGATGGTAGCACCAGACGACAAGAAGAAACAAGGATTCTAGGATACTGGAGAGACTATCTGCTTGACACTGGAG aaCAAGAAACTGGAGTCTTCCTCCAGGACATCCTGATGTTTGCTACAGGACTGGATTCACTGCCTCCTTCAACGATTCTGCCCCAGCCCCGACTGAGTTTTGAGTGGACTTCTAAATTTCCCATTGCCAGCACCTGTGCCAACACAATCAAATTGCCAATCTCCAAAAACTATGAAGAGTTCAAAAATGCAATGGACTTTGGTATCCAAAACTCACCTGGTTTTGGATTGCACTGA
- the LOC125244380 gene encoding uncharacterized protein LOC125244380: MWRHNGVLKPMRGRTLPLEVQPNWSSEQLLTAAEKKVKDFNQDMEEGPYVLLYPDGSEVKNIPGTNTPFKLQLYKEALGKAYQRITLFVCTGQDFSAIDCSGDSSSEDSEVQVKSTSHSPHYESDTLMWDDPDEASTPKARSTSDRPSNLSLPFLDKEAGKTNVQEHTQKCYTNYTHLYAPIVIESDSEESDESRQYVQEESTEVLSAADIVSDLSLKVKKTSCSRFNINRADVWDGAVRGFKRLSYDPLHDMLVKFTDDDGTVEDAVDTGGPKREFLTLLMDCLRARRIFDGPDNRRFLTFNNAAARDDDYFLAGRMIAVSIVHGGPGPRFLSEMLYDHLTGRTDINGTVEDITDETMKAALLEAHSTFI; encoded by the exons ATGTGGAGACATAATGGTGTTCTAAAGCCTATGAGAGGGAGGACCCTGCCTCTTGAAGTTCAACCTAATTGGTCATCTGAGCAACTGTTAACAGCTGCTGAAAAGAAAGTAAAAGATTTTAATCAGGACATGGAAGAGGGTCCCTATGTTTTGCTGTACCCAGACGGTTCAGAGgtgaaaaacattccaggaacAAACACCCCATTCAAACTACAGCTGTACAAAGAGGCACTTGGGAAGGCTTACCAAAGAATAACACTGTTCGTCTGCACAGGTCAAGATTTTTCAGCCATTG ACTGTAGTGGAGATTCTTCGAGCGAAGACAGTGAAGTGCAAGTAAAATCTACCTCACACAGTCCACATTATGAGAGTGACACTTTG ATGTGGGATGATCCAGATGAAGCAAGCACACCAAAGGCAAGAAGCACATCAGACAG acCTTCTAATCTCTCTCTGCCTTTTTTGGACAAA GAAGCAGGAAAAACAAATGTccaagaacacacacaaaagtgcTACAC cAATTACACACATCTGTACGCACCAATTGTCATTGAGAGCGATTCCGAAGAGTCAGATGAGAGCAGACAATATGTTCAAGAGGAAAG CACAGAGGTATTATCTGCTGCAGACATTGTGTCAGATCTGTCACTTAAGGTGAAAAAGACATCATGCAGCAGATTCAATATAAATAGAGCAGATGTTTGGGACGGAGCAGTTCGTGGATTTAAACGTCTATCATATGACCCACTGCATGACATGCTCGTCAAATTCACCGACGATGATGGCACAGTAGAAGATGCAGTAGACACAGGTGGTCCCAAACGTGAGTTTCTAACCCTTCTAATGGATTGCTTAAGAGCACGGAGAATCTTTGACGGTCCAGACAATAGAAGATTTCTCACATTTAACAATGCAG CTGCCAGAGATGACGACTACTTTCTTGCTGGGCGGATGATTGCCGTTTCAATAGTTCACGGTGGTCCAGGTCCGCGCTTTCTGTCAGAAATGCTGTACGATCACCTCACTGGGAGGACTGACATTAATGGAACAGTTGAAGATATAACAGATGAGACCATGAAGGCAGCTTTACTTGAGGCGCATTCAACTTTCATTTAA